One Nitrospira sp. genomic region harbors:
- the hisC gene encoding histidinol-phosphate transaminase gives MTLRIHPDIASLSPYVPGKPIEELQRELGLARVIKLASNENPLGPSPKALAALVGGHDSLHRYPDGGAYRLRQALADRWKVSLDHIILGNGSDEVLGLLARTFLAPGDEAVMADHTFVIYKMEVTAAHGKAVLVPLVNWTHDLDGMAKAITSKTRLVFLCNPNNPTGTMVAADAVARFMAQVPENVIVVFDEAYLEYVRDPHFPDSLQYVMQGRNAIVLRTFSKIYGLAGLRIGYGITTPEITNCLNRVRPPFNANTLAQRAALAALGDDEHVAKSRAVNAAGMQQLESGLRALGFAVIPSQANFVYFDVKRDGRALFDALLREGVIVRHIEGTMLRVTIGQTDENDAFLTSLKKVLQSK, from the coding sequence ATGACACTGCGAATTCATCCAGACATTGCCTCGCTCAGCCCCTATGTCCCGGGGAAGCCGATTGAGGAATTGCAGCGTGAGCTGGGCCTGGCTCGCGTGATCAAGCTCGCCTCGAATGAGAATCCGCTTGGACCATCGCCGAAAGCCCTGGCCGCACTTGTCGGGGGGCATGACAGTTTGCATCGGTATCCGGACGGTGGCGCGTATCGATTGCGTCAAGCGTTGGCCGATCGATGGAAGGTCAGCCTCGATCACATTATTCTCGGCAATGGATCAGACGAAGTCCTCGGCCTGCTGGCCCGGACGTTCCTGGCGCCGGGCGATGAAGCGGTGATGGCCGATCACACTTTCGTCATCTACAAGATGGAAGTCACGGCGGCTCACGGAAAAGCGGTGCTCGTTCCGTTGGTCAATTGGACGCATGATCTCGACGGCATGGCCAAAGCGATCACGTCCAAGACCAGGCTCGTCTTTCTCTGCAACCCCAATAACCCCACCGGCACCATGGTTGCCGCCGATGCCGTTGCCCGGTTCATGGCGCAGGTTCCTGAAAATGTGATCGTGGTCTTTGATGAGGCCTATCTCGAATATGTGCGCGATCCGCATTTCCCGGACAGCCTGCAGTATGTGATGCAGGGGCGGAATGCGATTGTGCTGAGAACGTTCTCGAAAATTTACGGTCTGGCCGGGTTGCGGATCGGGTACGGGATTACGACCCCGGAAATCACGAACTGTCTGAACCGCGTGCGGCCGCCGTTCAATGCCAACACGCTGGCGCAGCGTGCGGCTTTGGCCGCGCTGGGCGACGACGAACATGTGGCGAAGAGTCGAGCCGTGAACGCGGCGGGCATGCAGCAACTCGAAAGCGGTTTACGAGCGCTGGGATTTGCCGTGATTCCCAGCCAGGCGAATTTCGTGTATTTCGACGTCAAGCGCGATGGTCGGGCTCTGTTCGATGCCTTGCTGCGCGAGGGCGTGATTGTGCGGCATATTGAAGGCACGATGCTGCGTGTCACGATCGGGCAGACGGACGAGAATGACGCATTCCTGACCTCGTTGAAGAAGGTCTTGCAGTCGAAGTGA